One segment of Thermococcus profundus DNA contains the following:
- a CDS encoding DUF531 domain-containing protein: MLTIALYNTYDPRKLHEAHLRAIARAGPVAYAFGFHLALVGFPMEGRPMDVAEEISRHTTIGESGKYLLELAERNHFHLLDFPSKGFPAQFGTVVATTRKPEEKKEVTPRELAERALKGESFLLLIGLGRHGLPKETFKIARYHMDITGKRVSLETCTAIGAIPSKLSTLMEGLR, translated from the coding sequence ATGCTGACGATCGCCCTCTACAACACCTACGATCCCAGGAAACTTCACGAGGCTCATCTCAGAGCAATAGCCAGGGCAGGGCCAGTGGCGTACGCCTTCGGCTTTCACCTTGCTCTGGTTGGTTTTCCCATGGAGGGCAGGCCCATGGACGTGGCCGAGGAGATATCCCGGCATACCACGATTGGAGAGAGCGGAAAATACCTCCTCGAACTAGCCGAGAGGAACCACTTCCACCTCCTTGACTTCCCCTCCAAGGGTTTTCCGGCCCAGTTTGGCACCGTAGTGGCGACTACCAGAAAGCCCGAGGAGAAAAAGGAAGTAACCCCACGTGAGCTCGCCGAAAGGGCTTTGAAAGGGGAGAGCTTTCTCCTTCTGATAGGACTCGGAAGGCACGGCCTCCCGAAGGAAACTTTTAAGATCGCAAGGTATCATATGGACATCACGGGAAAGAGGGTGAGCCTTGAAACGTGCACCGCCATAGGCGCTATCCCTTCAAAGCTGAGCACTCTGATGGAGGGCCTGAGATGA
- a CDS encoding tetratricopeptide repeat protein: MSMASHDDIIILVSKGLFEEAVNLASEMGDPLEQADSFIDIALGAKGSHPELVQDLLAKALKLSKKVKDPQDKVYLKSRLAYAHAVLGNPELASELFDSAAEEIAKIKSDGERAVATAVLAYHLALAGFKDEGLDTFNEAFDMAISAEMDYRKKLDIITEIANLLEAAGDELNSSDAVGFYEIAYDIFDKLRISQRAADLEKKVELAKTTYHHGTPEIRSALLEGRYQFAVKTVEKTLKDPQDRFIAILEIAHWMKKMGALEYLEVLEEAFHLLERIGLSDSNVQRAAAILTEMGELERALRFAVDIKDPEKKDEALAAVALKLAERKDFTEARGVAGLISDPMLKARLSEEIARMEERARLEF, from the coding sequence ATGAGCATGGCCTCGCATGATGACATCATCATCCTCGTCTCAAAGGGGCTCTTTGAAGAGGCAGTAAACCTCGCCTCCGAGATGGGGGATCCCCTTGAACAGGCGGATTCGTTCATCGACATAGCCCTAGGGGCCAAGGGCTCCCACCCCGAGCTGGTTCAGGATCTCCTCGCAAAAGCCTTGAAGCTCTCCAAAAAGGTCAAAGATCCCCAGGACAAGGTTTACCTGAAATCAAGGCTGGCCTACGCCCACGCGGTACTCGGAAACCCCGAACTGGCCTCAGAGCTCTTTGACTCCGCCGCGGAGGAGATCGCCAAGATAAAAAGCGATGGGGAAAGGGCCGTTGCCACGGCAGTGCTGGCCTACCACCTGGCGCTTGCAGGGTTTAAAGACGAGGGTCTGGATACGTTCAACGAAGCCTTCGACATGGCGATTTCAGCGGAGATGGACTACAGGAAGAAGCTTGACATTATAACAGAGATAGCAAACCTCCTCGAAGCGGCTGGCGACGAACTCAACTCCTCCGATGCGGTAGGGTTTTACGAGATAGCCTACGACATATTCGACAAGCTCAGGATAAGCCAGAGGGCGGCGGATCTCGAAAAGAAGGTCGAACTTGCCAAGACAACCTACCACCACGGAACCCCTGAGATCCGGAGCGCGCTCCTGGAGGGCCGCTATCAGTTCGCGGTGAAGACTGTTGAAAAAACCCTAAAAGACCCGCAGGACAGGTTCATAGCGATCCTCGAAATAGCCCACTGGATGAAGAAAATGGGTGCCCTGGAATACCTGGAGGTTCTGGAGGAAGCGTTCCACCTGCTTGAGCGCATAGGACTCTCAGACAGCAACGTCCAGAGGGCGGCCGCGATACTCACTGAGATGGGGGAGCTTGAAAGGGCCCTCCGTTTTGCAGTGGACATCAAGGATCCCGAAAAGAAGGATGAGGCTCTGGCGGCGGTGGCCCTGAAGCTCGCCGAAAGGAAGGATTTTACGGAGGCAAGGGGCGTTGCAGGCCTTATATCCGATCCCATGCTCAAAGCGAGGTTATCAGAAGAAATAGCCAGGATGGAAGAGAGGGCCCGGCTTGAGTTTTAG
- a CDS encoding dipeptidase codes for MEGYRIFDAHSDLPTLIWEERGKGKTRVLESGFERFFRGYVKARVASIWTPTDKRPIALRYALEAITRLHRDVNESERFEIVTRGEAMERAIDEDMVALWIGMEGGEPIESLDVLEVFYSLGLRVLTLTWSLRNQIGDGVFERTGGGLTNFGVEVVGKAEELGILLDLSHINEAGFWDTLEVTSFPVIASHSNARKLCDNRRNLTDEQIKAIAERDGVIGAVAIPYFVDREKPTLERYVEHIEYMVDMAGYEHVGLGFDFVYYLPGWSGKSVEGFEDESKIPALLNLLSERFSEREIRAITFDNMARVFKSVIG; via the coding sequence ATGGAAGGATACCGCATCTTCGATGCCCATTCAGACCTCCCAACCCTGATCTGGGAGGAGCGCGGAAAGGGTAAAACGAGGGTTCTGGAGTCCGGTTTTGAGCGGTTCTTCAGAGGCTATGTGAAGGCGAGGGTAGCCTCGATATGGACCCCCACAGACAAGAGGCCCATTGCCCTGAGGTACGCCCTGGAAGCCATTACCCGGCTCCACAGAGACGTTAACGAGAGCGAAAGATTCGAAATAGTGACGAGAGGGGAGGCAATGGAGAGGGCCATAGACGAGGACATGGTTGCACTCTGGATAGGGATGGAGGGAGGGGAGCCTATAGAGAGTCTGGACGTCCTCGAGGTCTTCTACAGCCTTGGACTGCGCGTTCTAACACTGACGTGGAGCCTGAGAAACCAGATAGGGGACGGGGTCTTTGAAAGAACCGGAGGCGGACTGACGAACTTCGGAGTCGAAGTCGTGGGAAAGGCGGAGGAGCTCGGAATACTCCTCGACCTCAGCCACATAAACGAAGCCGGATTCTGGGATACCTTAGAGGTAACGTCATTCCCAGTGATAGCCTCCCACTCCAACGCGAGAAAGCTCTGCGACAACAGGAGAAACCTAACGGATGAGCAGATAAAGGCCATAGCAGAGAGGGACGGCGTTATAGGGGCCGTTGCGATACCCTACTTCGTCGACAGGGAGAAGCCAACCCTGGAGAGGTACGTTGAGCACATAGAATACATGGTAGACATGGCCGGATACGAGCACGTCGGCCTCGGATTCGACTTCGTCTACTACCTGCCTGGATGGAGCGGAAAGAGCGTGGAAGGATTCGAGGACGAGTCAAAGATACCCGCACTGCTTAACCTGCTCTCCGAAAGATTCAGCGAAAGGGAAATCCGTGCCATAACCTTCGACAACATGGCCAGGGTCTTCAAATCGGTGATAGGGTAG
- a CDS encoding RAD55 family ATPase, whose protein sequence is MKTLTIERISTGVKGLDDLIEGGLIPGKVYLLTGPPGSGKTTMGMHFLLEGARRGEKVAYVSLIQDPNEAVKDMMRFDPSVQVYVGSKKLLLFDLGPVLWRESTHVPTWKSVLFRIREMAEDENISRLVIDPLTAIEFSIENPVEKKAELARFVRGLEDLGVTAYLIAEMTDMNRYTEEHYLASGVIMLHYFLLERRMVRAVQVLKMRRTKHETGLFLAKFTSNGLAVEHRSPFEEV, encoded by the coding sequence ATGAAAACCCTTACGATTGAGCGGATATCCACCGGGGTGAAGGGCCTCGATGATCTGATAGAAGGCGGCCTTATACCCGGTAAGGTCTATCTTCTCACAGGTCCCCCCGGAAGCGGAAAGACCACTATGGGGATGCACTTTCTACTCGAGGGGGCGAGAAGAGGGGAGAAGGTCGCCTACGTCTCCCTGATCCAGGATCCCAACGAGGCCGTTAAGGATATGATGCGCTTCGATCCCTCCGTTCAGGTATACGTTGGGTCTAAAAAGCTCCTCCTCTTTGACCTCGGTCCCGTTCTCTGGAGGGAATCAACCCACGTGCCAACCTGGAAGAGCGTTCTGTTCAGGATAAGGGAGATGGCGGAGGACGAAAACATTTCCCGCCTTGTCATCGATCCCCTGACTGCTATAGAGTTCTCCATTGAGAACCCCGTTGAGAAAAAGGCCGAGCTGGCCCGCTTTGTTAGGGGTCTGGAGGATCTGGGGGTTACAGCCTATCTCATAGCAGAGATGACCGACATGAACAGGTACACTGAGGAGCACTACCTCGCGAGCGGGGTCATAATGCTCCACTACTTCCTCCTTGAGAGGAGGATGGTAAGGGCCGTCCAGGTTCTCAAAATGAGGAGAACAAAACATGAAACTGGCCTGTTCCTAGCGAAGTTCACTTCCAATGGTCTGGCCGTTGAGCACAGGAGCCCCTTTGAGGAGGTCTAG
- a CDS encoding class I SAM-dependent methyltransferase has protein sequence MEGGIYFLTSREARRLLLTRGPVRINLDLRKTNRTWEVEMRDDGALFPDGTLVERCIIERIAGDEGSVYFVKNGGVYKAAIATDAGFYKLVPTIPPTIEINGIRMHRTKEVNPLQDTRNKVNTVMPKEGETVLDTCMGLGYTAIEASRRGAYVITIEKDLHVIELARINPWSRELFTGGKVQVIQGDAFEVVKKFNDESFDAVIHDPPRFSLAGHLYSEEFYRELFRILKPGGRLFHYVGNPGKRYRRKDLQKGVMERLRKAGFVGVRRVEEALGIVAKKPKYGAKTGGRD, from the coding sequence TTGGAGGGCGGGATCTACTTCTTGACATCAAGGGAGGCCAGAAGGCTTCTTCTAACCAGAGGTCCCGTTCGAATCAACCTCGATCTCCGGAAGACGAACAGAACCTGGGAAGTGGAGATGAGGGACGACGGTGCCCTCTTCCCAGACGGCACCCTCGTTGAGAGGTGCATCATCGAGAGGATTGCCGGGGACGAGGGCTCGGTCTACTTCGTCAAAAACGGTGGGGTTTACAAAGCGGCGATAGCCACTGATGCGGGTTTTTACAAGCTCGTCCCGACGATACCCCCAACCATAGAGATAAACGGCATCAGGATGCACCGCACGAAGGAAGTGAACCCCCTCCAGGATACGAGGAACAAGGTAAACACCGTGATGCCGAAGGAAGGTGAAACTGTTCTCGACACATGCATGGGGCTGGGCTACACTGCGATAGAGGCCTCCAGGAGAGGTGCCTACGTAATAACCATCGAAAAAGACCTCCACGTTATTGAACTCGCCCGCATAAACCCCTGGAGCAGGGAGCTGTTTACTGGAGGGAAGGTTCAGGTTATCCAGGGGGATGCCTTTGAGGTCGTTAAGAAGTTCAATGACGAGAGCTTTGACGCCGTAATTCACGATCCGCCGCGCTTTTCCCTGGCCGGCCACCTGTACTCGGAGGAGTTTTACCGCGAGCTTTTCAGGATCTTGAAGCCAGGGGGAAGGCTCTTCCACTACGTCGGCAACCCCGGAAAGAGGTACAGGAGAAAAGACCTTCAGAAGGGAGTGATGGAGCGGCTTAGAAAGGCCGGCTTCGTTGGTGTCAGAAGGGTCGAGGAAGCCCTCGGGATTGTGGCGAAAAAGCCAAAATATGGAGCAAAAACGGGAGGGCGGGATTAA
- a CDS encoding metal-dependent hydrolase, translated as MRGFTHYISGLAVATFFPSLVADIRMGILIPVIAAASAYFPDFVDFKFGKFFARRDYEIDPAPWDEKKHYAPKLVRIKDLSEKNRYQFFAIEGKVEEILTKGSGTISYEIIEKDGTVRTVKEEYNSIIFTLSDGTGKIVVDAFGDDYRFFEEEFGQIEEGKEILVFGYVDVDPDGSLRFVVSDAPHPQRIADTIAEAIETAYEEGEKIVKIHNIRLPGDVYRRFVVHLDPPKREVRVEMGPIVTPGGIAIGGEPPEYRKYGIAKVNVPFIKTYPKPTRIDSFSGPEIAFRRTKHRGKTVVKDRFLPWHHGFSHSMTMGVIIGIFVFLFAKLFGYSHATDLALASMIGQWLHVFEDQLGFMGSNLFPPLTKDVIPGFKLGESGSGLTNFSTAWLMIALMIWNFNRFTNPRPIPISDATLLLYLIWPSIIGFGIAIAKSFKLRREINELMDYYTNLEAFEEMEEVGGI; from the coding sequence ATGAGGGGGTTCACTCACTACATATCAGGTCTCGCCGTTGCAACTTTCTTCCCCTCATTGGTCGCCGACATAAGAATGGGGATCCTGATTCCAGTCATAGCGGCGGCTTCGGCGTATTTCCCCGACTTCGTGGACTTCAAGTTCGGCAAGTTCTTCGCGAGGAGGGACTACGAGATCGATCCCGCCCCATGGGACGAGAAGAAGCACTACGCTCCGAAGCTCGTTAGAATAAAGGATCTCAGCGAGAAGAACCGCTACCAGTTCTTCGCCATCGAGGGAAAGGTCGAGGAGATACTCACAAAAGGATCTGGAACTATATCGTACGAGATCATCGAGAAAGACGGCACGGTTAGAACCGTTAAGGAGGAGTACAACAGCATAATCTTCACGCTCAGTGATGGAACGGGAAAGATAGTCGTGGACGCTTTTGGAGACGATTACAGGTTCTTTGAGGAGGAGTTCGGCCAGATTGAGGAAGGTAAGGAAATTCTCGTGTTTGGATACGTGGACGTTGATCCAGACGGCTCGCTGAGGTTCGTCGTCAGCGACGCTCCCCATCCTCAGAGAATCGCAGACACTATAGCCGAGGCAATAGAAACGGCCTACGAGGAGGGCGAGAAAATAGTCAAGATACACAACATCCGCCTGCCCGGGGACGTTTACAGGAGATTCGTAGTTCATCTGGATCCCCCAAAGAGGGAAGTCAGGGTGGAGATGGGCCCGATAGTCACTCCAGGCGGCATCGCCATAGGCGGAGAACCGCCGGAGTACAGGAAGTATGGAATAGCGAAGGTGAACGTTCCCTTTATCAAGACCTACCCGAAGCCCACGAGGATAGACTCCTTCTCAGGTCCGGAGATAGCCTTCAGGAGGACGAAGCACCGGGGGAAGACGGTAGTTAAGGACCGCTTCCTGCCCTGGCACCACGGCTTCAGCCACTCGATGACGATGGGAGTGATAATAGGAATCTTTGTCTTCCTCTTCGCCAAACTCTTCGGCTACAGCCACGCGACTGATCTAGCACTGGCTTCGATGATAGGCCAGTGGCTCCACGTCTTCGAGGATCAGCTGGGTTTCATGGGGAGCAACCTCTTCCCGCCGCTCACTAAGGACGTCATTCCGGGGTTCAAGCTTGGAGAGAGCGGGAGCGGACTTACGAACTTCTCAACGGCCTGGCTGATGATAGCGCTGATGATATGGAACTTCAACCGCTTCACAAACCCGAGGCCCATCCCGATAAGCGACGCAACGCTGCTCCTCTACCTTATCTGGCCCTCAATAATCGGCTTTGGGATAGCGATAGCCAAGAGCTTCAAGCTGAGAAGGGAGATCAACGAGCTCATGGACTACTACACCAACCTGGAAGCATTTGAGGAGATGGAGGAAGTCGGCGGGATTTAA
- a CDS encoding tripartite tricarboxylate transporter permease, with translation MLPLSDILIWSFAGVLFGSLISWIPGFHIYNIIALLVAVFGVGEKMPVEAFPFFGLGAIVAYSYVSAISSVYFSVADESAVFLLFPTQRYLLLGRGHEAVLLYLIGAVSGTLILVLGMLFIFPKVLPPIYQATSPYITYFLTAIVLFMFMSEWPKEGDRGRTVKERLWLAWRQILGGILVFFISGILGFIVMNTSVLPTTSAYTRLTPMFIGFFGMSWVILNILSNPPMLPQKPEDMIESSIYNTLKASFGGALGGTIAAVYPIITGGMGALVAGHMTSQRGDDAFIISQGVNRVLYYVGAFSLLFLPNLRLTRGAGAWLVSSIYTPKSYSEYIAAIGVILLAAGISFLFTYALSVVIARSFNVMHIKKVSYFVAAVLVVISYLLTGWMGVVVLFVSTVIGLMAAAFNTRRSYCLGGLILPVLVSMTGHTGAFMHLLGLG, from the coding sequence ATGCTTCCCCTTTCAGATATTTTAATCTGGTCCTTCGCTGGGGTGCTCTTCGGCTCGCTGATATCCTGGATCCCCGGTTTTCATATCTACAACATTATAGCCTTACTGGTGGCAGTCTTTGGGGTCGGGGAGAAGATGCCGGTTGAGGCCTTTCCTTTCTTTGGTCTTGGGGCCATAGTGGCTTACTCCTACGTCAGCGCCATATCCAGCGTCTACTTCAGTGTGGCGGATGAGAGTGCAGTCTTCCTCCTCTTCCCGACCCAGCGCTACCTCCTCCTTGGCAGGGGACACGAAGCGGTGCTGCTCTACCTCATCGGAGCCGTTTCAGGAACGCTCATTCTCGTCCTTGGAATGCTCTTCATTTTCCCCAAGGTCCTCCCGCCGATATACCAGGCAACGAGTCCGTACATCACGTACTTCCTGACGGCAATAGTGCTCTTCATGTTCATGAGCGAGTGGCCAAAGGAGGGGGACAGGGGGAGAACGGTGAAAGAGAGGCTGTGGCTGGCGTGGAGGCAGATACTCGGCGGAATCCTCGTGTTCTTCATCTCCGGAATACTCGGGTTCATAGTCATGAACACCAGCGTACTCCCAACGACGAGCGCTTACACGAGGCTCACACCTATGTTCATAGGGTTCTTCGGAATGTCGTGGGTCATACTCAACATCCTCTCAAACCCCCCGATGCTACCGCAGAAGCCGGAGGATATGATTGAGAGCAGCATCTACAACACCCTGAAGGCCAGCTTTGGAGGTGCCCTCGGAGGGACAATAGCCGCGGTCTACCCGATAATCACGGGAGGTATGGGAGCGCTGGTAGCAGGCCACATGACGAGCCAGCGCGGTGACGACGCCTTCATCATCAGCCAGGGTGTGAACAGGGTTCTCTACTACGTGGGTGCCTTTTCGCTCCTCTTCCTGCCGAACCTGAGGCTCACGAGGGGAGCTGGGGCGTGGCTGGTGAGCTCCATATACACTCCCAAGAGCTACTCCGAGTACATAGCCGCTATCGGCGTCATTCTGCTCGCCGCTGGAATAAGCTTCCTGTTCACCTACGCCCTCTCAGTAGTGATAGCCAGAAGCTTCAACGTCATGCACATCAAGAAGGTCTCCTACTTCGTCGCGGCAGTGCTCGTTGTGATCTCCTACCTGCTTACAGGCTGGATGGGAGTGGTGGTGCTCTTCGTCTCGACGGTGATAGGCCTTATGGCGGCCGCGTTCAACACCAGGAGAAGCTACTGCCTTGGAGGTCTCATCCTTCCAGTGCTTGTAAGCATGACTGGACATACGGGTGCTTTCATGCACCTCCTCGGACTGGGGTGA
- a CDS encoding OB-fold nucleic acid binding domain-containing protein gives MAGEKEEKKLYYHGLKEQKKLDVSRLKYLSLLLSVIGVAVLLVVAQGAQAPLMDVKEVTGNYMMNYAVVRLSGTVASVPYVSESGGKLSLTFTIDDGTGQMDVRVYSPLADEMIERGMVPFPGDNVTAEVQLRVRETYTYAMLQYLEGLKFNSKLYSENPETVKELTENMSNTYVAVQGIVTALSNVSSGYLLTVDTGLAPVTVLIPRVLLIKNNVSVKVGDTVYAPGIVYLYKGTSPEIVVRSLEQFNVTPIESAPLVPLAEASGYVGMVMSVQGNLTGISYENGRYVITLTDGVNYLEVLVPREVLASLNPFEVASGSLVKAAGKMGDDGRLVGAYLKAVKPVNTEFLPVGVLTPDMKGTIVAVRANVEEVQKVGSNLKLVISDGTGRIDVFIPSATLRELSNETLSGLKEGLGVEVAGYLDEYRGSPEIVVYTGEGIKALGRPVSPSEVQLPKVKASELEGYTGKLVDFIGTLQGLTYANGTYYLNVDNVTVSISRDALMALNPLEAGDGSVLVIRALVRDPDHLKGESLTVQTAVPPVQMRPDSVTPEMVGRVIVVAGRVTDVANLSGNLKITLGNLPVFVPRTTADELTYVPQEGDLVEIGGYVELYRGEPEVVVFHPEAIGKIEQTGPVEGTVSDLKSAVEPLLLTVAWDSISYENGEYYLAVHDDTGSTTVTATKELLPNPIEAATGSILRIVVDPLSGSATSLEVANAVQPKLYRTGDVTLDLKGEVIALNATAVKVSTVGNNLKLTLDDGSGKVTVFIPSGAGLNITEGAVVYTAGYVEEYRGAPELVVYNTEAVKVEGVPSQGGATETAKEVTVSELSSATGQVNLTVVWEGVAYKSGYYIAVSDDTGNATLSISRELLPNPFEAGTGSRIRITYDADRKKVISLTVVEAVPAESYKTGAVTLDLKGRTVVVEGTIKDVYNGKSFIKLTIDDGSGELVIFIPKSVAGDLTFSEGQRVKVGGYVSEYRGAVEVIPYTADAIQVR, from the coding sequence ATGGCCGGCGAGAAGGAAGAGAAAAAGCTATATTATCACGGTTTAAAAGAGCAAAAGAAGCTCGACGTATCGAGACTGAAGTATCTTTCGCTTCTGCTGTCAGTGATTGGGGTCGCGGTTCTGCTAGTTGTCGCTCAGGGTGCACAGGCCCCTCTCATGGACGTGAAGGAAGTCACGGGCAACTACATGATGAACTACGCGGTTGTAAGGCTCAGCGGAACTGTCGCGAGCGTTCCCTACGTCTCCGAATCAGGCGGCAAGCTCTCTCTGACGTTTACGATAGACGATGGAACGGGGCAGATGGACGTTAGGGTCTACTCACCGCTCGCTGATGAGATGATCGAGAGGGGGATGGTTCCATTCCCCGGGGACAACGTCACTGCTGAGGTGCAGCTGCGCGTTAGGGAGACCTACACATACGCCATGCTCCAGTACCTTGAGGGACTCAAGTTCAACAGTAAGCTCTACTCCGAGAATCCCGAGACGGTTAAGGAGCTAACTGAAAACATGAGCAACACCTACGTTGCCGTGCAGGGCATCGTTACAGCTCTCTCCAACGTCAGCTCTGGCTATCTCTTAACCGTGGATACCGGACTCGCCCCAGTTACGGTCCTCATACCGAGAGTCCTCCTCATCAAAAACAACGTCTCAGTAAAAGTCGGGGACACCGTTTACGCGCCCGGCATCGTCTACCTCTACAAGGGAACCTCCCCTGAAATCGTCGTCAGGTCCCTTGAGCAGTTTAACGTAACGCCGATAGAGAGCGCGCCGCTCGTTCCTCTAGCTGAGGCCTCGGGCTACGTTGGAATGGTCATGTCAGTCCAGGGCAACCTCACCGGCATATCATATGAGAACGGCCGCTACGTCATCACTTTAACGGATGGCGTCAACTACCTTGAAGTGCTCGTTCCTAGGGAAGTTCTGGCCAGCCTCAACCCGTTCGAGGTAGCGAGCGGAAGCCTTGTCAAGGCCGCCGGAAAGATGGGCGACGACGGCAGGCTCGTTGGAGCATACCTCAAAGCGGTCAAACCCGTTAATACTGAGTTCCTGCCCGTGGGAGTCCTGACGCCCGATATGAAGGGCACGATAGTTGCAGTCAGGGCCAACGTTGAGGAGGTTCAGAAGGTCGGTTCAAACCTCAAGCTGGTAATCAGCGATGGAACCGGAAGGATTGACGTCTTCATACCATCGGCCACTCTCAGGGAGCTGTCCAACGAGACGCTCTCTGGCCTCAAGGAAGGTCTCGGTGTTGAAGTTGCCGGCTACCTCGACGAGTACCGCGGCAGTCCGGAAATAGTCGTCTACACGGGAGAGGGAATAAAGGCCCTAGGAAGGCCGGTCAGCCCATCGGAGGTTCAGCTTCCGAAGGTTAAAGCTTCCGAGCTTGAAGGCTACACAGGAAAGCTCGTCGATTTCATCGGCACACTCCAGGGCCTCACCTACGCCAACGGAACCTACTACCTGAACGTCGATAATGTCACGGTCTCGATCTCAAGGGACGCTCTGATGGCCCTCAACCCGCTCGAAGCTGGCGATGGAAGCGTTCTGGTCATCAGGGCTCTCGTCAGAGATCCGGATCACCTCAAGGGAGAGTCCTTAACGGTACAAACGGCGGTTCCTCCGGTCCAGATGCGTCCGGACAGCGTTACCCCTGAGATGGTCGGCAGGGTGATAGTCGTTGCCGGCAGGGTCACAGACGTCGCGAACCTCAGCGGCAACCTCAAGATAACCCTTGGCAACCTCCCGGTGTTCGTGCCGAGAACCACCGCCGACGAGCTGACCTACGTCCCGCAGGAGGGCGACCTGGTCGAGATAGGCGGCTACGTTGAGCTCTACCGCGGCGAGCCGGAGGTTGTCGTCTTCCATCCCGAGGCGATCGGGAAGATCGAGCAGACCGGACCCGTTGAGGGCACCGTTTCAGACCTTAAGAGTGCCGTTGAACCGCTCCTCCTGACGGTTGCCTGGGACTCGATCTCCTACGAGAACGGTGAGTACTACCTCGCGGTTCACGACGACACCGGAAGCACGACCGTAACGGCGACGAAGGAGCTTCTCCCGAACCCGATTGAAGCGGCCACCGGAAGCATCCTCAGGATCGTCGTTGATCCGCTCTCGGGCAGTGCGACTTCCCTTGAAGTTGCGAATGCAGTTCAGCCGAAGCTCTACAGGACTGGAGACGTTACGCTCGACCTGAAGGGTGAAGTCATAGCCCTCAACGCGACGGCTGTTAAAGTTTCGACCGTTGGAAACAACCTCAAACTGACCCTTGACGATGGCAGTGGAAAGGTAACGGTCTTCATACCGAGCGGTGCGGGATTGAACATCACCGAAGGCGCTGTGGTGTACACGGCGGGCTACGTGGAAGAATACAGGGGTGCGCCGGAGCTCGTTGTGTACAATACAGAGGCGGTGAAGGTCGAGGGAGTGCCATCACAGGGAGGAGCCACTGAAACCGCAAAAGAAGTCACCGTTTCGGAGCTTTCATCTGCCACCGGCCAGGTGAACCTCACGGTCGTTTGGGAGGGGGTAGCCTACAAGAGCGGCTATTATATCGCTGTCAGTGACGACACAGGAAACGCCACTCTCTCGATCAGCCGCGAGCTCCTTCCGAACCCGTTCGAGGCTGGAACCGGCAGCAGGATAAGGATAACCTACGACGCCGACAGGAAGAAAGTAATCTCCCTCACCGTCGTCGAGGCCGTACCAGCGGAGTCTTACAAGACTGGAGCCGTCACTCTTGACCTCAAAGGCAGGACCGTTGTCGTAGAGGGCACCATCAAGGACGTCTATAACGGAAAGAGCTTCATCAAGCTCACGATAGACGACGGAAGCGGCGAGCTGGTGATCTTTATTCCAAAGAGCGTCGCCGGAGACCTCACCTTCAGCGAGGGGCAGAGGGTCAAGGTAGGGGGCTACGTTTCGGAGTACAGGGGTGCGGTTGAGGTCATACCGTACACCGCCGATGCCATCCAGGTGAGGTGA
- a CDS encoding OB-fold nucleic acid binding domain-containing protein, producing METTTTTTTTTTTSPVETTTTTPPTTTTTTTTTTTTTAAPSAITVAELSSASGEVHLRVVWFRLYYSKPNYLMEVGDDTGTVNLTVERSIIPNPSKAGTGSLLDLTVDAGALTVLNVSIVEAEPSPLLHTSEVTFDRIGTTAVVEGNVTNFQTIGSNLKFVLADSTGNVTIFIPGSVAYDLPQDIKDGLTNGVSVRISGYITEYRGTIEIIPYRPECVELLS from the coding sequence ATGGAGACCACTACAACTACCACGACCACTACCACAACGAGCCCGGTGGAAACTACAACGACGACTCCCCCGACCACCACAACTACCACCACTACGACAACAACCACCACTGCTGCCCCGTCAGCAATTACCGTCGCTGAGCTTTCTTCGGCAAGCGGGGAGGTTCATCTTAGGGTGGTCTGGTTCAGGCTCTACTACTCGAAGCCCAACTACCTGATGGAGGTCGGGGATGACACCGGAACCGTTAACCTGACCGTTGAAAGGTCCATTATCCCAAATCCTTCCAAGGCGGGCACGGGCAGTCTTCTTGATCTCACCGTTGACGCTGGGGCTTTGACGGTGCTAAACGTGTCCATCGTCGAGGCGGAGCCTTCCCCACTGCTCCACACTTCGGAGGTCACCTTCGATCGTATTGGGACGACCGCCGTTGTGGAGGGCAACGTCACGAACTTCCAGACCATAGGCTCAAACCTCAAGTTCGTTCTGGCTGACTCAACGGGCAACGTGACGATATTCATACCAGGCTCGGTTGCCTACGACCTGCCGCAGGATATAAAAGACGGCCTCACAAACGGTGTCTCAGTCAGGATAAGCGGCTACATAACGGAATACAGGGGGACGATAGAGATAATCCCCTACAGGCCGGAGTGCGTTGAGCTACTCTCCTGA